From one Pieris brassicae chromosome 5, ilPieBrab1.1, whole genome shotgun sequence genomic stretch:
- the LOC123709409 gene encoding probable ATP-dependent RNA helicase DDX56 isoform X1, which yields MAGENKVMFHEMELDDRLLKAISQLGWSTPTLIQETAIPLLLEGKDVLMRARTGSGKTAAFTIPVIQKILNLKNTSLHQCISSLILSPSKELCGQIASVVSELTLKCSREVRCIDISSNTNTQIQKSLLLDKPDIVVATPARALAHLKAGNMNLKDDLAMLIVDEADLVFSFGYEDEVKELLGYLPKIYQAVLASATLSDDVINLKKIVLRNPVTLKLEEPELAPSSQLQHYHLFAEEDDKAAILYALLKLNLIRGKSIIFVRTVDRCYKLKLYLEQFKIGSCVLNSELPAAIRCLSVDQFNRGRYQIIVASDEKALEKPDGGLLKGEEIGKKNKQKSKRKKDKESGVSRGIDFQHVANVINFDFPLDVTSYVHRAGRTARGHNQGSVLSFVSIREKPLLEEVEAHLSKGFNNQKVLQKYSFALEEVEGFRYRSRDAWRAVTRIAVREARLQEIKRELLNCNKLKGFFEENPAELAAIKRDKALHTVRVQEQLAHVPEYLIPGALRPSEPEASADCPAPPQAAKRKIQHSYGSAKRHKYQARRNNPLQSFELKTLKKSTDT from the exons ATGGCAGGCGAAAACAAGGTTATGTTTCATGAAATGGAATTAGATGATCGCTTACTTAAG GCAATATCACAGCTTGGGTGGTCAACTCCAACATTAATTCAAGAAACTGCAATACCTCTGCTATTGGAAGGAAAGGATGTTCTTATGAGAGCCAGGACAGGATCAGGCAAAACTGCAGCTTTTACTATTCCTGTAATACAAAAGAtactaaacttaaaaaacaCAAGTTTACATCAATGCATATCGAGTCTAATTTTATCCCCCAGTAAAGAATTATGTGGCCag ATAGCTTCAGTTGTATCAGAGCTAACACTAAAATGTTCAAGAGAAGTCAGATGTATAGATATATCATCCAACACAAACACCCAAATCCAAAAGTCTCTACTGTTAGATAAACCAGACATTGTGGTAGCTACACCGGCTAGAGCATTAGCACATCTTAAAGCTGGTAACATGAATCTGAAAGATGATTTAGCAATGCTAATTGTAGATGAGGCTGATCTTGTATTTTCATTTGGCTATGAAGATGAGGTGAAAGAGCTGTTGGG gtATTTGCCAAAGATTTACCAAGCTGTATTAGCTTCAGCTACACTATCAGATGATGTTATCAACCTTAAAAAGATAGTTCTTAGGAACCCAGTGACATTGAAATTAGAGGAACCTGAATTGGCACCATCCTCCCAATTACAACACTACCACCTATTCGCGGAGGAAGATGACAAAGCAGCAATATTATATGCCTTGttgaaacttaatttaataagagGCAAAAGCATTATCTTTGTAAGAACTGTTGACAGATGTTATAA attaaaattatatttggaaCAGTTTAAAATTGGCTCATGTGTTTTGAATTCGGAATTGCCAGCTGCCATCCGATGTCTGTCTGTGGACCAGTTTAACAGAGGTCGCTATCAAATTATTGTGGCCTCCGATGAAAAAGCTTTAGAAAAACCCGATGGTGGATTACTTAAAGGGGAAGAAATTGGCAAGAAAAATAAG caAAAATCTAAACGTAAAAAAGACAAGGAGTCCGGAGTATCTCGTGGTATTGATTTTCAACACGTAGCCAACgtcattaattttgatttccCTCTGGATGTCACATCTTACGTACATCGAGCAGGACGAACGGCACGCGGGCACAatcag ggGTCAGTGCTATCATTTGTATCAATAAGAGAGAAACCTTTACTAGAAGAGGTGGAGGCTCACTTGTCCAAAGGGTTCAACAATCAGAAAGTGTTGCA AAAGTACTCATTTGCGTTAGAAGAAGTGGAAGGTTTTCGTTACCGGTCTAGGGATGCCTGGCGAGCCGTCACTCGCATCGCCGTGAGGGAAGCACGACTACAAGAGATTAAGCGGGAACTGCTGAACTGCAACAAGTTAAAG GGATTCTTCGAGGAAAACCCGGCTGAGTTGGCGGCGATTAAACGAGACAAGGCCCTACACACGGTCAGAGTTCAAGAACAATTGGCCCATGTCCCAGAATATTTAATTCCCGGGGCACTCCGACCGTCTGAACCTGAAGCCAGCGCAGACTGCCCGGCGCCCCCACAAGCTGCTAAAAGAAAGATCCAACACAGTTATGGCAGCGCTAAGCGTCACAAGTACCAG GCGCGACGCAACAACCCGCTGCAAAGCTTCGAACTAAAGACACTGAAGAAATCGACAGACACATAG
- the LOC123709409 gene encoding probable ATP-dependent RNA helicase DDX56 isoform X2, translating to MIAYLSIFQAISQLGWSTPTLIQETAIPLLLEGKDVLMRARTGSGKTAAFTIPVIQKILNLKNTSLHQCISSLILSPSKELCGQIASVVSELTLKCSREVRCIDISSNTNTQIQKSLLLDKPDIVVATPARALAHLKAGNMNLKDDLAMLIVDEADLVFSFGYEDEVKELLGYLPKIYQAVLASATLSDDVINLKKIVLRNPVTLKLEEPELAPSSQLQHYHLFAEEDDKAAILYALLKLNLIRGKSIIFVRTVDRCYKLKLYLEQFKIGSCVLNSELPAAIRCLSVDQFNRGRYQIIVASDEKALEKPDGGLLKGEEIGKKNKQKSKRKKDKESGVSRGIDFQHVANVINFDFPLDVTSYVHRAGRTARGHNQGSVLSFVSIREKPLLEEVEAHLSKGFNNQKVLQKYSFALEEVEGFRYRSRDAWRAVTRIAVREARLQEIKRELLNCNKLKGFFEENPAELAAIKRDKALHTVRVQEQLAHVPEYLIPGALRPSEPEASADCPAPPQAAKRKIQHSYGSAKRHKYQARRNNPLQSFELKTLKKSTDT from the exons ATGATCGCTTACTTAAG TATTTTCCAGGCAATATCACAGCTTGGGTGGTCAACTCCAACATTAATTCAAGAAACTGCAATACCTCTGCTATTGGAAGGAAAGGATGTTCTTATGAGAGCCAGGACAGGATCAGGCAAAACTGCAGCTTTTACTATTCCTGTAATACAAAAGAtactaaacttaaaaaacaCAAGTTTACATCAATGCATATCGAGTCTAATTTTATCCCCCAGTAAAGAATTATGTGGCCag ATAGCTTCAGTTGTATCAGAGCTAACACTAAAATGTTCAAGAGAAGTCAGATGTATAGATATATCATCCAACACAAACACCCAAATCCAAAAGTCTCTACTGTTAGATAAACCAGACATTGTGGTAGCTACACCGGCTAGAGCATTAGCACATCTTAAAGCTGGTAACATGAATCTGAAAGATGATTTAGCAATGCTAATTGTAGATGAGGCTGATCTTGTATTTTCATTTGGCTATGAAGATGAGGTGAAAGAGCTGTTGGG gtATTTGCCAAAGATTTACCAAGCTGTATTAGCTTCAGCTACACTATCAGATGATGTTATCAACCTTAAAAAGATAGTTCTTAGGAACCCAGTGACATTGAAATTAGAGGAACCTGAATTGGCACCATCCTCCCAATTACAACACTACCACCTATTCGCGGAGGAAGATGACAAAGCAGCAATATTATATGCCTTGttgaaacttaatttaataagagGCAAAAGCATTATCTTTGTAAGAACTGTTGACAGATGTTATAA attaaaattatatttggaaCAGTTTAAAATTGGCTCATGTGTTTTGAATTCGGAATTGCCAGCTGCCATCCGATGTCTGTCTGTGGACCAGTTTAACAGAGGTCGCTATCAAATTATTGTGGCCTCCGATGAAAAAGCTTTAGAAAAACCCGATGGTGGATTACTTAAAGGGGAAGAAATTGGCAAGAAAAATAAG caAAAATCTAAACGTAAAAAAGACAAGGAGTCCGGAGTATCTCGTGGTATTGATTTTCAACACGTAGCCAACgtcattaattttgatttccCTCTGGATGTCACATCTTACGTACATCGAGCAGGACGAACGGCACGCGGGCACAatcag ggGTCAGTGCTATCATTTGTATCAATAAGAGAGAAACCTTTACTAGAAGAGGTGGAGGCTCACTTGTCCAAAGGGTTCAACAATCAGAAAGTGTTGCA AAAGTACTCATTTGCGTTAGAAGAAGTGGAAGGTTTTCGTTACCGGTCTAGGGATGCCTGGCGAGCCGTCACTCGCATCGCCGTGAGGGAAGCACGACTACAAGAGATTAAGCGGGAACTGCTGAACTGCAACAAGTTAAAG GGATTCTTCGAGGAAAACCCGGCTGAGTTGGCGGCGATTAAACGAGACAAGGCCCTACACACGGTCAGAGTTCAAGAACAATTGGCCCATGTCCCAGAATATTTAATTCCCGGGGCACTCCGACCGTCTGAACCTGAAGCCAGCGCAGACTGCCCGGCGCCCCCACAAGCTGCTAAAAGAAAGATCCAACACAGTTATGGCAGCGCTAAGCGTCACAAGTACCAG GCGCGACGCAACAACCCGCTGCAAAGCTTCGAACTAAAGACACTGAAGAAATCGACAGACACATAG
- the LOC123709412 gene encoding uncharacterized protein LOC123709412, with product MIQSFHYINLQCVQLLEWARCGDNVLSVVPTILWAAGSAAFAHRIVSSLFKRFMFRRIPLWEIILQHLIFIWMVIYSLHFWTLVVKVIKIVVEYYYSDEQVETVTREELEGRKVMQQWIIWLCGATPLALYYHTRPRPSSPPLMIWITTSPWQRREMGPYGYYLHRPPSLETPANTVREQAIALRKAYSDSRTIIKEPPRKRRISKSV from the exons ATGATCCAGTCCTTTCATTACATAAATCTCCAGTGTGTTCAG TTGTTGGAATGGGCGCGATGCGGAGACAACGTGCTGTCGGTAGTACCTACAATACTATGGGCAGCGGGATCTGCTGCATTTGCACATCGCATCGTCTCTTCACTCTTCAAACGATTCATGTTTCGCCGGATCCCACTCTGGGAAATCATTCTACAG CACCTCATCTTCATTTGGATGGTTATATACAGTCTTCATTTTTGGACATTAGTGgtcaaagttattaaaattgtggTGGAATATTACTACAGTGAC GAACAAGTAGAGACTGTGACTCGCGAGGAGCTGGAAGGACGCAAGGTGATGCAACAATGGATTATATGGTTGTGCGGGGCGACTCCACTAGCTCTATACTACCACACGAGGCCTCGACCTTCTTCGCCACCACTGATGATATG gATAACCACAAGTCCCTGGCAGCGGCGTGAGATGGGTCCTTATGGGTATTATTTACATCGGCCACCCTCCTTGGAGACTCCTGCTAATACGGTTCGGGAACAGGCTATCGCTCTCCGAAAAGCCTACAGCGACTCTAGAACAATCATCAAAGAACCTCCCAGAAAGAGACGAATCTCAAAATCTGTGTAg
- the LOC123709411 gene encoding uncharacterized protein LOC123709411, with protein sequence MAGKTVSFNTHCNLSESQLESVARWLSCNGEAWGMGPTAVFASAAALFLFNELQATIFVAGDHAHVSLLERTLVFSMVLGMLALMVHLWVCSMRFFQYYLDTLIRDSPNILLEMTTAGFLGKSDLVPLGPLTRFLKQQQPQIHITICWFLSLCYADYVRKHYCTRFNMPYLEQWQAELHARASRGLHQTIQKVNSFVGAVHTRLRGYTQTPAEADTHTSGLGSTASVEVSGAGSRVSFAYCARAASDPALRQTLRRELSARLVSSASETTAQILDQLRAYVTKTRCPCSDPPQSCDTGASAGTAATGSFAGTTLEKRAI encoded by the exons ATGGCGGGAAAAACTGTAAGCTTCAATACACACTGC AATCTGTCGGAGTCTCAGCTGGAGAGCGTGGCGCGATGGCTGAGCTGCAACGGCGAAGCGTGGGGTATGGGGCCCACTGCCGTGTTCGCCAGCGCTGCCGCACTTTTTCTTTTCAATGAATTGCAGGCCACTATATTTGTTGCCGGTGACCATGCCCACGTCTCATTGCTCGAAAGAACTCTTGTC ttttcgaTGGTCCTGGGAATGCTGGCTTTGATGGTGCATCTGTGGGTCTGTTCGATGCGCTTTTTTCAGTACTACCTTGACACCCTTATTAGAGAC AGTCCAAACATCCTATTGGAGATGACGACGGCGGGGTTTCTGGGCAAGTCGGATCTGGTCCCGCTGGGCCCCTTGACGCGGTTTCTAAAGCAGCAACAGCCGCAAATCCACATCACAATCTGCTGGTTCCTGTCACTATGCTACGCTGACTACGTCCGTAAGCACTATTGCACGCGCTTCAACATGCCGTACTTGGAACAGTG GCAAGCCGAACTGCACGCCCGCGCCTCCCGCGGCCTGCATCAAACCATACAGAAAGTGAACAGTTTCGTAGGTGCAGTGCACACACGCCTGCGCGGCTACACACAGACACCAGCTGAGGCCGATACACATAC AAGTGGGCTGGGCAGCACCGCGTCGGTGGAGGTCAGCGGAGCCGGAAGccgcgtgtcgtttgcgtattGTGCCCGCGCCGCCAGCGATCCGGCCTTGCGCCAGACACTACGCAGGGAACTTAGTGCCCGCCTGGTCAGCTCGGCAAGCGAGACCACGGCGCAGATACTGGACCAACTCAGAGCATATGTTACG AAAACCAGATGCCCGTGTAGCGATCCACCGCAGTCCTGCGACACTGGTGCTAGCGCTGGAACCGCCGCGACGGGCTCGTTCGCTGGAACCACCCTGGAGAAACGAGCTATATGa